A stretch of Gossypium hirsutum isolate 1008001.06 chromosome A06, Gossypium_hirsutum_v2.1, whole genome shotgun sequence DNA encodes these proteins:
- the LOC121230419 gene encoding calcium-binding protein KRP1 produces the protein MASQNSVVFEDFFPAMVEKLGPDGFMKELCNGFRLLVDGDKGVITFESLKKNSALLGLQDMSDEEAICMLREGDLDGDGALNEMEFCTLMLRLSPELMNSSMKLLVEAIVNF, from the coding sequence atggCGTCCCAAAATAGTGTAGTGTTTGAAGATTTTTTCCCTGCCATGGTTGAGAAGTTGGGTCCTGATGGTTTCATGAAGGAGCTTTGTAACGGGTTTCGTTTGCTTGTGGATGGTGACAAAGGAGTAATCACTTTCGAGAGCTTGAAGAAGAACTCGGCATTACTTGGCTTGCAAGATATGAGCGATGAAGAGGCAATTTGTATGTTGAGAGAAGGTGATTTGGACGGTGATGGAGCTTTGAATGAGATGGAATTTTGTACCCTCATGCTTAGGCTCAGTCCTGAGTTGATGAATAGTTCCATGAAATTATTGGTTGAAGCTATTGTCAATTTCTAG